In the genome of Novipirellula artificiosorum, the window TACGATGGCTGGATCAAGACGCCTCGCATCGACCAGATGGCCCGGGAGGGTGTCAGGTTTACCGACTTTCACTCCAACAGCTCCGTGTGCAGCCCTTCCTGTCAAAAAAGTCAGCCAACCGCTTCCTGTCAAAAAAGTCAGCCGAACGTTTGAGCAGAGGAATTCCAGGGTTCGAAGCCAAAACGCCAGCCGATTTTTGCCTGAGACAGTCCCGGCAGGCAAGCCAGTGACGGCCAGTTCGGCTACAATTTGGTGGTGCGGCGCAGCAGCGAACGACCGCCGTTCATTGACACGTTGGTAGACACATTGATGCCCGGCGGCAGACGACGTGCCGCTGGCCTGAGTTCACGCCGCGCGGCGATAGGAGCAGAGCAAGCCACCGAGGCGCTCGGTAGTTTCGATTTCAGCATCCATGGTGTAGTCGAAATCCGTTTCTCTAAACAGATCGACTGGTTTTAGAGATGTCCGCCGCGTGTGAAATCGATTCAGCACGCACGGTTTCACATTGCCAGCAAGCCTTGGCCAGTTAAAAGTACTCTCTTTGGTGTTAACCACGCTGTCAGTTTTTTTGGCGTTCGAACTTTTGACAATCTGGTTAACAGAAAGAGAGATTTCAAAAGTACTCTCGTTCGAGGAGAGTTGCATCAGGGGTTCCGAATGCAACCCCTTCTCGATGAAAGAAACACCGTAAATTACGGGGGTTTTTGAAAAGTACGCGCGCGAGTTTTTAAAAAAAGTTCGAGGAGAGTTCCGTCCGGGGAGCTATTTTGAAAATCGCGAAAACACTCGCGAACCGGTTAACGCCCGCTGCCTGTTATGGGCAGGCGGGCGTTTTTCGTTTTCGCCCCGTTTTTCGCGGTGTTTGGGTGAGATAGCCGACCTGGCCAAGAGTCTACGTTTCGTGGAGAGAGTTCGGGGTGCCGAAGCTAACCCTACCTGTTA includes:
- a CDS encoding sulfatase-like hydrolase/transferase, which translates into the protein MSLYDGWIKTPRIDQMAREGVRFTDFHSNSSVCSPSCQKSQPTASCQKSQPNV